A stretch of Colletotrichum lupini chromosome 2, complete sequence DNA encodes these proteins:
- a CDS encoding FMN-dependent dehydrogenase: MRAALISALAAGAAATRPFLNEPDTGIELALGDLAVGALPNLTQMVGLPDFEYAARNYLPIKNYTYYRNGAAGEWSYRNNLEVFGRYRLRPRTIVDITNIESTLNTTILGHNFSAPIFISPAARADYAHADAELNLMRATAAENILYMPALYAAKTIEQIAEVKAEGQVAFQQVYLTTNDTATQVLFDRIKASGANGIVYTVDSAADGNRHRAARFAVGSADSDYSLITWDEYRKLSNMTDLPIIIKGIMTVEDAEAAIENKVPAIILSNHGGRQLDGSPSSLEVALEIYEKDPEIFQKIEVYADGGVRYGADVLKLLSLGVKAVGLGRPIMFSNIFGQEGVEKAIQILKHEIAIDAGNLGVPDLKKIDASYVKWTPNNWYS; encoded by the exons ATGCGTGCTGCTCTCATCTCCGCCCTCGCGGCCGGCGCTGCCGCCACCCGCCCGTTCCTGAACGAGCCGGATACCGGTATCGAGCTTGCCCTCGGTGACCTCGCTGTTGGCGCCCTGCCCAACCTCACCCAGATGGTTGGCCTTCCCGACTTCGAGTACGCCGCTCGCAACTACCTCCCCATCAAGAACTACACCTACTACCGCAACGGTGCCGCCGGTGAATGGTCTTACCGCAACAACCTCGAGGTCTTCGGCCGTTACCGCCTCCGCCCTCGCACCATAGTTGACATTACCAACATTGAGTCTACCCTCAA CACTACCATCCTGGGACACAACTTCTCTGCTCCGATTTTCATCAGCCCTGCTGCCCGTGCTGACTACGCTCACGCTGATGCTGAGCTCAACCTGATGAGGGCCACTGCTGCGGAGAACATCCTCTACATGCCCGCTCTCTACGCCGCCAAGACCATTGAGCAGATCGCCGAGGTCAAGGCCGAGGGCCAGGTCGCCTTCCAGCAGGTGTACCTCACCACCAACGACACCGCGACCCAGGTCCTCTTTGACCGCATCAAGGCCTCCGGCGCCAACGGCATTGTCTACACCGTCGACTCCGCCGCCGATGGCAACCGCCACCGCGCTGCTCGCTTCGCCGTCGGCTCCGCCGACTCCGACTACTCCCTCATCACCTGGGATGAGTACCGCAAGCTGTCCAACATGACCGACCTCCCCATCATCATCAAGGGCATCATGACCGTTGAGGACGCAGAGGCTGCCATCGAGAACAAGGTTCCCGCCATTATCCTTTCCAACCACGGCGGTCGCCAGCTTGACGgctccccctcctccctcgagGTCGCTCTTGAGATCTACGAGAAGGACCCCGAGATCTTCCAGAAGATCGAGGTCTACGCCGACGGTGGTGTCCGCTACGGCGCTGATGTCCTCAAGCTTCTTTCCCTTGGTGTCAAGGCTGTCGGTCTCGGCCGCCCCATCATGTTCTCCAACATCTTCGGTCAGGAGGGTGTTGAGAAGGCTATTCAAATTCTCAAGCACGAGATTGCCATTGATGCCGGTAACCTCGGTGTCCCTGATCTGAAGAAGATTGACGCCAGCTAC GTCAAGTGGACCCCCAACAACTGGTACTCTTGA